In one window of Streptomyces sp. FXJ1.172 DNA:
- a CDS encoding NUDIX domain-containing protein, which yields MTVRTTKRSAGLLVFRHTDEGVEVLLGHMGGPLWAKKDTGAWTVPKGEYEPGEPAWEAARREFQEELGLAPPDGTAVPLGEVVQRNGKIVTAWAVEADLDLTGFTPGSFTMEWPPRSGREQEFPELDRVEWLGAGRARELIIAAQATFLDRLAEHTA from the coding sequence GTGACGGTGCGTACGACGAAGCGCAGTGCGGGACTGCTGGTGTTCCGGCACACCGATGAGGGAGTTGAGGTGTTGCTGGGCCATATGGGTGGCCCGCTGTGGGCGAAGAAGGACACCGGGGCGTGGACGGTCCCCAAGGGGGAGTACGAACCCGGTGAGCCCGCATGGGAGGCGGCCCGGCGGGAGTTCCAGGAGGAACTGGGGCTGGCGCCGCCCGACGGGACGGCCGTACCGCTGGGGGAGGTCGTGCAGAGGAACGGCAAGATCGTCACCGCGTGGGCGGTGGAGGCTGACCTGGACCTGACGGGATTCACCCCCGGCAGCTTCACCATGGAATGGCCTCCGCGCTCCGGCCGCGAGCAGGAGTTCCCCGAACTGGACCGGGTGGAGTGGCTGGGCGCCGGCCGGGCCCGCGAGCTGATCATCGCGGCGCAGGCCACGTTTCTCGACCGGCTGGCGGAGCACACGGCCTGA